A section of the Chlorocebus sabaeus isolate Y175 chromosome 17, mChlSab1.0.hap1, whole genome shotgun sequence genome encodes:
- the DDX39B gene encoding spliceosome RNA helicase DDX39B: MAENDVDNELLDYEDDEVETAAGGDGAEAPAKKDVKGSYVSIHSSGFRDFLLKPELLRAIVDCGFEHPSEVQHECIPQAILGMDVLCQAKSGMGKTAVFVLATLQQLEPVTGQVSVLVMCHTRELAFQISKEYERFSKYMPNVKVAVFFGGLSIKKDEEVLKKNCPHIVVGTPGRILALARNKSLNLKHIKHFILDECDKMLEQLDMRRDVQEIFRMTPHEKQVMMFSATLSKEIRPVCRKFMQDPMEIFVDDETKLTLHGLQQYYVKLKDNEKNRKLFDLLDVLEFNQVVIFVKSVQRCIALAQLLVEQNFPAIAIHRGMPQEERLSRYQQFKDFQRRILVATNLFGRGMDIERVNIAFNYDMPEDSDTYLHRVARAGRFGTKGLAITFVSDENDAKILNDVQDRFEVNISELPDEIDISSYIEQTR; this comes from the exons ATGGCAGAGAACGATGTGGACAATGAGCTCTTGGACTATGAAGATGATGAGGTGGAGACAGCAGCTGGGGGAGATGGGGCTGAGGCCCCTGCCAAGAAGGATGTCAAGGGCTCCTATGTCTCCATCCACAGCTCTGGCTTTCGTGACTTCCTGCTCAAGCCAGAGTTGCTCCGGGCCATTGTCGACTGTGGCTTTGAGCATCCGTCAGAAG TCCAGCATGAGTGCATCCCTCAGGCCATTCTGGGAATGGATGTCCTGTGCCAGGCCAAGTCAGGCATGGGAAAGACAGCAGTGTTTGTGTTGGCCACACTGCAACAGCTGGAGCCAGTTACTGGGCAG GTGTCTGTGCTGGTGATGTGTCACACTCGGGAGTTGGCTTTTCAGATCAGCAAGGAATATGAGCGCTTCTCTAAATACATGCCCAATGTCAAG GTTGCTGTTTTTTTTGGTGGTCTGTCTATCAAGAAGGATGAAGAGGTGCTGAAGAAGAACTGCCCGCATATCGTCGTGGGGACTCCAGGCCGTATCCTAGCCCTGGCTCGAAATAAGAGCCTCAACCTCAAACACATTAAACACTTTATTTTGGATGAATGTGATAAGATGCTTGAACAGCTCG ACATGCGTCGGGATGTCCAGGAAATTTTTCGCATGACCCCCCACGAGAAGCAGGTCATGATGTTCAGTGCTACCTTGAGCAAAGAGATCCGTCCAGTCTGCCGCAAGTTCATGCAAGAT CCAATGGAGATCTTCGTGGATGATGAGACGAAGTTGACGCTGCATGGGTTGCAGCAGTACTACGTGAAACTGAAGGACAACGAGAAGAACCGGAAACTCTTTGACCTTCTGGATGTCCTTGAGTTCAACCAG gtggTGATCTTTGTGAAGTCTGTGCAGCGGTGCATTGCCTTGGCCCAGCTACTGGTGGAGCAGAACTTTCCAGCCATTGCCATCCACCGTGGGATGCCCCAGGAGGAGAG GCTTTCTCGGTATCAGCAGTTTAAAGATTTTCAACGACGAATTCTTGTGGCTACCAACCTATTTGGCCGAGGCATGGACATCGAGCGGGTGAACATTGCTTTTAATTATGACATGCCTGAGGATTCTGACACCTACCTACATCGG GTGGCCAGAGCAGGCCGGTTTGGCACCAAGGGCTTGGCTATCACATTTGTGTCCGATGAGAATGATGCCAAGATCCTCAATGATGTGCAGGATCGCTTTGAGGTCAATATTAGTGAGCTGCCTGATGAGATAGACATCTCCTCCTACA TTGAACAGACACGGTAG
- the MCCD1 gene encoding mitochondrial coiled-coil domain protein 1 gives MIPPLPWLSRCHFLRLLLPSWSLAPQGSRGCCSQNPKASMEEQTSSRGNGKMTSTPRGPGIHRTAELAQAEELLEQQLELYQALLEGQEGAWEAQALVLKIQKLKEQMRRHRESLGGGA, from the exons ATGATCCCCCCTCTGCCCTGGCTCTCTCGGTGCCATTTCCTTCGCCTCCTTCTGCCCTCTTGGTCCCTGGCACCCCAGGGCTCCCGTGGGTGCTGCTCCCAAAACCCCAAGGCAAGCATGGAAGAGCAGACCAGCTCCAGAGGCAATGGGAAGATGACATCCACTCCCAGG GGCCCCGGGATCCACCGCACGGCTGAGCTGGCCCAAGCTGAAGAGTTGCTGGAACAGCAGCTGGAGCTATACCAGGCCCTCCTGGAAGGACAGGAGGGAGCTTGGGAGGCCCAAGCCCTGGTGCTCAAGATCCAAAAGCTGAAGGAACAGATGAGGCGGCACCGAGAGAGCCTGGGAGGAGGCGCCTAA